One Granulicella sp. 5B5 DNA window includes the following coding sequences:
- a CDS encoding copper-translocating P-type ATPase: MHSQIVRNEPGNCPICGMTLEPLTVTIDETNPELDSMTRRFWVSAALTLPLLAIMVSDILPAHGLQRLLKGQLLGWFEFAIATPVVLWGGWPFFQRGWASIISRNLNMFTLISIGAGSAYLYSVVAVSLPQLFPRSFRDMSGQLGLYFEAAAVITVLVLLGQVLELRARSQTSGAIKALLGLAPKTARRIAEDGTEQDVDLNAIQVGDKLRVRPGEKVPVDGVVIEGSSSVDESMVSGEPIPVEKTVDAKVTGGTINGTGSFVMKTERVGADTLLAQIVKMVSEAQRSRAPIQRLADVVASYFVPAVLVSAVITFAVWAIYGPQPHYAHALVNAVAVLIIACPCALGLATPMAIMVGTGRGAGEGVLISNAEALEILEKVDTLVVDKTGTLTEGKPKLTELIAAEGVKDADLLQAAASLEKASEHPLAAAILAAAKEKNIELVAIEGFQSVTGKGVKGTLNDKQIAIGNAALMTDLGASPEPLRTKAEALQKEGRTVMYIALGGKFAGLIAVADPIKDSTAEAIEQLKREGIKVVMVTGDNHATAEAVARKLGIDFEADVLPDKKAAAVKKLQDAGAIVAMAGDGVNDAPALAQAHVGIAMGTGTDVAMKTGGITLVKGDLRGIVKARRLSHLTMNNIRQNLFFAFFYNALGVPLAAGVLYPAFGLLLNPMIAAAAMSFSSVSVIVNALRLKSAKL; this comes from the coding sequence ATGCATTCGCAGATCGTGCGGAATGAGCCGGGCAACTGCCCAATCTGCGGCATGACGCTCGAACCTTTGACTGTCACCATCGACGAGACGAATCCCGAACTCGACAGCATGACGCGCCGATTCTGGGTGAGTGCTGCATTAACCCTGCCGCTGTTAGCCATCATGGTCTCGGATATTCTTCCTGCCCATGGTCTGCAGCGTCTTCTGAAAGGACAACTGCTCGGGTGGTTCGAGTTCGCCATCGCGACTCCCGTCGTGCTTTGGGGAGGCTGGCCTTTTTTTCAACGAGGCTGGGCATCCATCATCAGCCGCAACCTGAATATGTTTACGCTGATCTCGATTGGTGCCGGGTCGGCTTACCTTTACAGCGTCGTGGCAGTATCGCTGCCACAGCTCTTTCCCCGATCATTTCGAGATATGTCGGGTCAGCTCGGCCTCTACTTTGAGGCGGCAGCCGTCATCACCGTGCTCGTTCTCCTCGGGCAGGTTCTGGAGCTGAGGGCCCGGAGCCAGACCAGCGGCGCAATCAAAGCGCTACTCGGACTTGCACCGAAGACAGCACGCCGCATCGCCGAGGATGGTACGGAGCAGGACGTGGACTTGAATGCTATTCAGGTGGGCGACAAGCTCCGTGTCCGGCCAGGCGAAAAAGTCCCGGTCGACGGCGTGGTGATCGAAGGCAGCAGCTCCGTCGATGAATCTATGGTCAGCGGAGAACCCATTCCGGTTGAAAAGACGGTCGACGCCAAGGTCACCGGAGGAACGATCAACGGCACCGGCAGCTTCGTCATGAAGACGGAGCGTGTTGGGGCCGACACCTTGCTCGCTCAGATCGTGAAAATGGTGAGCGAGGCCCAGCGCAGCCGCGCTCCTATCCAAAGACTTGCAGACGTGGTGGCTTCTTACTTTGTGCCGGCGGTCCTCGTGTCGGCAGTGATTACTTTTGCGGTATGGGCAATCTACGGGCCGCAGCCACACTACGCTCATGCGCTGGTCAATGCAGTTGCCGTACTCATCATCGCTTGTCCTTGCGCCCTTGGTCTGGCAACGCCCATGGCGATCATGGTTGGCACTGGCAGGGGCGCCGGAGAAGGCGTCCTCATCAGCAATGCTGAGGCTCTCGAAATCCTGGAGAAGGTAGACACGCTTGTTGTCGATAAGACAGGCACGTTGACTGAAGGCAAGCCGAAGCTGACGGAACTGATTGCGGCAGAAGGCGTGAAAGATGCCGACTTGTTGCAAGCGGCAGCCAGTCTTGAAAAGGCCAGCGAACATCCTCTTGCCGCAGCGATCCTTGCGGCAGCCAAGGAAAAGAACATTGAGCTAGTTGCAATCGAAGGCTTTCAGTCGGTAACGGGCAAAGGCGTTAAGGGCACCTTGAATGACAAGCAGATTGCCATAGGAAATGCGGCACTCATGACCGATCTTGGTGCTTCTCCTGAACCATTGCGGACCAAAGCCGAAGCCCTCCAGAAAGAGGGTCGTACCGTTATGTATATCGCGCTGGGAGGAAAGTTTGCAGGCCTGATTGCCGTGGCCGATCCGATCAAAGACTCAACGGCCGAAGCCATCGAGCAGTTGAAGCGCGAAGGCATCAAGGTGGTCATGGTCACGGGTGACAACCATGCGACTGCCGAAGCGGTCGCACGGAAGCTTGGCATCGACTTCGAAGCCGACGTGCTGCCCGATAAAAAGGCAGCGGCTGTGAAGAAGCTACAGGACGCCGGCGCAATTGTCGCCATGGCGGGAGATGGAGTCAACGATGCTCCAGCCCTCGCACAGGCGCATGTCGGAATTGCGATGGGGACAGGGACGGACGTCGCCATGAAGACAGGCGGGATCACGCTGGTAAAAGGTGACCTCCGGGGCATCGTGAAGGCTCGCCGATTGAGTCACCTCACAATGAATAACATTCGCCAGAATCTCTTCTTTGCCTTCTTCTACAACGCCCTCGGTGTCCCGTTAGCGGCAGGCGTCTTATATCCAGCGTTTGGACTGCTCCTAAACCCCATGATCGCCGCGGCGGCCATGAGTTTCAGCTCCGTTTCAGTGATCGTCAATGCACTGCGCCTGAAAT